GACTGGGATAGGTGTCCAATGTCGTTGTAGATCCAAATTCTACCATTTGtcatgtttcttttttgttttcttattaTGAACTTTGATGTTGTGAGTTCTAGAGGTTTCTATAATGGgaatcgacgaggaagctcattaCTTTCAAAAAACTATGCCCCCATTTCCCCCTCCGCAAATCCGTGCATGCATGTAAATCATTTGATAATAAATATAGCACACAACAATTCAAACAAGCCAGCATGATCTACGAAAAATAAAATTCAATAATTCATACACAACTCATGAAAGGAATGAATCAAGCATTTTTTTACGCACGTGTTGATGATCCACTCCTTGGCATCACCATCCATGAGGCGTGTGTCGACCAACATGATGCCCAACTCCGCGAtgaacctctctctccctccctccctctctcgatATCAATGCTCTACATCGCCTTTGTCTTCTGAAGCTTCATATGCCTTCATGTTCTCCATCTTCGTCCACTCCCTCTCAATTACACTCCTCACCCTTTCCTTATGAAATTTTATCCTTCCTTTGAACATCCAAGTAGAGCTTGTATGTCTCCTCCTTATTCTCCCCCTTCGTGTCTTCCTTTTTTTCAATTCCACGTCTTTGGTGGAAAGGAATTCCACCCACGTGGCCGGCATTTTGCTCGTCACTCCGTCATCCGCGACCCTATATTTCTCCAACTTCCTCCCCGTCATATCCCTACTTCTCTTCAACTTGTTTTCAATTTTGGTTGCCGCGTCACTTGTATCATCCCATTCATAAAATCCAACAGATTGGTGGGAGCTTGATCCATCATTATTCCCTCTTTTTGTTGCTTGGGTTCTTGAAATATGCAAAAAGGGTTGCCCCACTTGGGTTCTCGCTCAACTCCAACCAACAATTCAGTATAGTGAATGGCTTCTTGTTAATTTCATCCTACAATGTGGAGGACAAACCCAGCTATAGATAAAGCACATGCCAACATATTGCAAGAATTGAAGGACACAAGAAATATGATGATCGATGTAAGAGAAAAAAACACATGTCAACATATTGCAAGAATGGACGGAAGAAAGAAATATGACGATCAATGTAGAGAAAACAAAACTTACATGACCTCCGACTCCAATGCAACTTtggttccacctcttgagaatacACATGAAATTTTTTGTTTAACGACTCTTGCATGAAAGACCATCTTGTTGGAGAGAGCTCGCATTGCCGACACTTGTGATTTGATGCGGTTGCACATAGTGCTTGTGTTTATGGAAGTACTCATGGATTTCTTTCAATATTTTGAGCCCTTCTGCTCTAGTTACACATATCAAATCCATGTTAGTATTGAACCAAGCTTGACAAACAATGTATCTTATTTGCTTGCGTACGCATTTCGTCTCTTCATCACCCTCTTCGTTCCCGATGATTGCCCAACGTCAAACTTCAGGAAAGTTTGATCGCCCATCTCAAAATTTGGAGCCGCTTGACCATTGTTGATCATCCCCATCATGTAATCTTCCTAAACATGCATCACAATGAGCCTATCATAAGAAATTTGGTCCTAAAACTGCATATGGGATGAAGAAAAAACTAAGTTGGAGACAATGACCTTGAAcaattggtgtgtgtgtgtgtctttcaCCGCAGCTTGTCATCGGCTCCAGCGTCGTTCGGAGCCGCGCTGAGTCATAAGCCCTATCCACGGAGACGTCCGCGTCCTAGGTGAAGCCCCGGGAAGCCCCACCCTTGTGAAGCCATGCCGGAGTCATCCACGAGCATGGACGTCGGCATGACCAATGGCGCAGTCGAGGACGGCGAGGACACGACCATGTGCACATCTAGGTCGACGACCTCCTTTGTTGCAGTCGCCTTCTTGACCGCCATTGGGAGGGGTGTCCTTGCGAGCGAGGCTCTCCATGTTTGGCAATGACGCAGGCCCACAAACTTTGCTGACCAAATATCCATGTGGGCGGAAAACTAGGATGAGATgtcgcgggcgggggagggggggggagggtgccgatttgtgaaggtttggaatagAGCCGGATTGTTGGGTTCAACGTAATGGACATGTCCGGATAACCTCATTTCCACCCCGCATTTGAATTGGAGCAGTCCACATAAATAGGACGGTTTGGGGTGCCCCGTTGGGCCAGTCATTTTTTGTCCCAACAGTCCGTCCAGACGAATGGGACTAATTGAGGCCTCCTGAACCTAAAAAAAAAAGAATTTGAGGCCTCCTTGTAGGTGCTCATACATTAAAGCAAGATCTTCGTCCGATCTCTGGGAAGATATAGAACTAGGGTTTCCCCCATAGCATTGCTGAAAGTAGCGACACGACTTGCTATGATGATGCCTTCGACAAGGTAACGACGCCAAGAGACGCCACCATCGTCTGCCATGACCGTAGTCGAGGCTCGGTCTTCACCGGTAGTCTTGCCGCTCCAAGCTCGCAACCGGAGAGATTTGATGACAGATCCACCTCCACTTCCTGGCCGGTTGCCACCACCACACAAGCGCGCAGTAGGAGGTAAACATCGCCGGTACACCGCGAGCCAATTCACCGCTGCTCCACAGGCCCGCCCAAACCCGTCGACCCGCAAAACGAACCAAGAGTAGAGGCAGCAACAACCACGGACCTTGCAGATCTTGTGATAGATCCGCTCTCCCTTGTTGTCGAGACCGGTGTCGCTGCCATACCGCCGACGAGAAGGAGAAGGGCGCTGCCGCCGCCATGGATGGGGATCCATGCCGTCCCCATACGGGCTTTGCCCGACGGCAACCCGGGGCTCCGTAAAAAACCAGACCCAAAACCGACACCGCTACGGTAAAATGGACACAAACAAGGTGACCAAATGCGATAGAGCACCGCAAATTTCCCTGAAGTCTGAAGATGGACCTGGGGGGTGAGAACGCGAGGTTCGTCAGTTACATCGATCATAGTCCTGACTAATTCGTTCAAACTAAACTAAACGGATCATGTAAGTAGTAGTCAGATCCGTTGATATCCTTGTTTGCCGGATGCTGCAGAGGAAGTTGGTTAGCTCACCACACCACACCTGCACACGCACAGCAGAGCCGCTCCAAACTCGCGATGGCCAGTCTCTTTCGGAGAAAAAAGCATGACCAGTCCTCTGGTCGTTCGTTGCTACTCCATCCATGACGAGTGTGGCCACAGCGAGTGCGGGTCGCCGGCCTCTTAATAACTGCAAGCGCGCCACCAATCGGCATCCCCGCCCTCGCTTGATCCGATGCCGACCTTGTTGATATCATCGGGAGGACACTCTCCGTCACAGAGTAGAGGATTGCTTGCCAACCAAGAGAGCGACATAAAGCGGTGCTGAAGACTTTGGCCTCGATCGATCGGGAGCATGCAGATGCAGATGCGGCACCGCCCAGCTCCGCTCCCGGTGTCTTGCTGGTAGGACGCTGCCTCCTGCGCTGGACCATGTACGTAGTACTTGCGTAACGCCATTGATGCGCAATGCAATCGAACGTACCACCAACCACGTACTAGTACGTAATGCTACGGTACGACACACCGCGAGCGCGTCGTCTGCCTGTGCCGTCGTGTGGTTGTTGCCGCAGGCAGGCGCGACCGTGTGCCAGATGCCGCGTACGTACGCCCATACATACGTTCTGCAGTTCACTGTTCATCGAGATCGGGCGGATCGGGCTATTGATGCATGGAGACGCTGCGGTACGCGCAACCGGCCGGCCGATCGGCCGATCGACAGTGCTCTTAACCGCGTAGATCGATCGAGCTACATTCCGTCGGAGGTGTTGCACGATAAATTGCAGGAGCGTACGCGCCTCGGCCACGTAGAGGCAGTCATATAAGTAGGTCTTCAAGTACCAACCGGTGCAGGTCTAGCTGGCAAGCTACCCAGCGGATCTGTACGTTAGATCCTAAGTATGTACGCAGATTTGAGGTAGTGCGTACGATCGATCCACACTCGAAAAGCGATCGGGTCCCTCCAAGAAATTCCACAATAGATGTACTGGATCGACCGCGCGCATTGCAGTATGTTGGTAGTACTACTCGGCGCCGACGACACAACGTAATAAGCAGATGGCTGTGGGAATTGGTTGCGCTAACACACACACCGTAGCCCCATATGTGGCGTACACGCAGTGTATAGTTCATATTCGTACCTCTacgggcggagtcctggccgacgCAAATGTAGGCAAGTTACTACGGCGCGTTTTTGCATTCAAGTTCGATCGTAAGTGTGTGTGTAGCTCCAAATAGAGTATGATGAGAAAGTACAACAAATAGTGTGAATTTCAAacattttttcgataaagggtgttCTTAATTGACTCAAAATATAGCATCGAGGGATACAATTATAGTGagtacacacccggcctctgcataactaggatgcacacaaccaacactaaCACACGCATATAAAAAATCACgtcggcaaatagcaaagtcatcaagaccaaagctatgcctaggcaaaagaaaaagaaaataaaaaccccGAAAGCGATAAAAGCAATGATTGACAGCATACAACAGTGACCATCGGCACAAACCATCTCTTGACAACACAAGGACTACAAGGGAAGTTCTTTAAAAGCGACGTCTCCAGGAAGAGAACGACGTGCaagcgccgccgtcgcccgaccaACCATCGAAGGTTAGATCGTGGGTTTTCACCTTGAAGATTAAATCTGATTAaactccgagcaatgccttcatcaAGTTAATGACGTGGAGAACGCcaccattgccaggtataaccaaatGGTCAGACGTAGGGTTTTCACCCCGAAGTTGAGACTGTATTTGGTCGATCCTAGAATTTCAAACATTTGGAGAAGTTACTGTATTGGTCCGCTACGCAGCTGCTGAACGAGAAAGAATCAGTATCTGTGAGCTGTGCATAATTAGTCCACCGTCAATGTTAGCACCCTCGCACCGACAAAAATTTCAGGCAACTCCCAAACATGGTAACGTGCTCAATCGTCATGCGCACCCAAACAAAATGCAAGCGGAGATCCAAACGTGGGATTAGTTCCAGACGGTGAGGCTCCGAGTCTCGAGACACGTGAAACTGTCGGATCTAGTCGCGATCGACAACAAGCATTCCATTTCTCCACAGTCCACAGCCACGCCCACTAGACAACAGCAACAAAACGTTCCAAAGGTAAAATGGCGACATGCCCGTGTCGTGTGCCCGGCCGGCAGCGGCCACAGCAACACGCCAACGCTAAACGACCAAAACGAACCATGCACTTATGCTGGATCACTAGAGCTATCAGACGCAGGAACAGACACCGGATCGAGGCAGGAACCAATGGAACGATCGATCAACTTCAAGTCGTATAGATGGTAGACAACTTTAATTATGGTGGCCCAGCCCGACCGCTGCATGGACTGGGAGTGGAACGGAACGACGTGCATGACGGCGACCGGACGGCGAGAGGAGGCCTGCCCGGCCTACGGCCCGCCCTGCACCCAGACGGGTTCCCTCCGGCCGCCGCAGAACTTCACCATCCACGGGCTCGGCCGGACCCCGAGGCAGAGCATCCCCGTCATGGCCGGCGCCTCGTAGTACTGGTAGTGGTGGGCGCCGGCTTCGTCCAGGCAGCTGCTCGAGCCGCCGGAGAAGAGCCAGCGGGTGGACGACGAGGACGACTGCACCGACGCCGCGGACGAGGACACCCGGGACCTGCCGAGCGCGATCCGGCGGAACACGGCGGCGATGAAGCCGATCTTGACCCACTTGAGCCTCCTGTAGCCGCCGCAGCAGCACTTGCAGCTCCTGTCGCCGGCGGGGGCGCCCTTGCTCCTGCGGCCCTGCAGCCTGCCGCTGTCGCCGTACGACGACGCGGTGGCGGCCCGCGCGTGGTAGGACGGCGGCGGGGTGATGGCCGGGACGGCGGGGAGCGCCTTCCTGCAGCAGGAGGTGGCGTCCTTGGGCGTGCCCGGCTGGGACTCCCAGCCGAAGGgcacggcggcggggccggcgccgTAGTAGCGGAAGGAGGGGTTGGCGAGGGAGCTCTCCCTGGTGAGCAGCCGCGCGTAGAACTCGCCGTCGTGCGTGATgcggagcgggctctgcgggcagcTCGGGGTCGCCGCGCCGCTGCGAGCCTTGGGGGGCGTCTCTCGCCCTCTCATGGTGATGGTATGGTCTCTGGGTAGGTGGTGTGGTGGGCGGACGGAATGGAATGGGGGAGGGTGTTGGTCGCTGCGTGGGAGAGTGTGGAGCGCGGACGATCCGAGAAGTGGAGAGATCCGATGGCGCGTTTTATATGCAGGAGGAGCTCTTGACTCCTCGGTGGTCACTTGCGATCCAAACTACTCGCACACCTTTTTCCTTGCCCACTTGCGGGGAATGACACGCTGGCACGTGCCGACGGGGGAGCGTGCCAATCAATGCTTGTGTGTATACAAACGCACGACGCGTCAAAAGAGTCGTAGCTCGCGTTCTGCACGAATTGCAGTATGTTTCTTCATCTTCCAGGCAACAAGAGAACGATAAAAAAACACTGTAAGCAGAAAGTGAACAGCGATTTGAGGGATCGCTAGCCCATGTAGCATCCGAATAGACCTTAAGCTGTAAGAAATTGAAGCGAGAAAAGAACAGGCGATGAGAAATCGTGCCTCGAACATCTCGGAGAACACGAATGAGGTAACTATAGTAAACTGGAGTGGGAGTAAAGACAAACTGACTCGAGTAAAAGAGAGTTTTATTCCATAGCAACAGAGTTACAATCCGCTAACACAAGGTCATAAATGAAAGGAGGACCACGTTGCAATCAACAAGCGGTGCTACGTACGTGTTATACGAGCATGGTTAGAGAGACAATATGTCAAACCCTGATTTGTTATCTAGCTATCTTAACATGTTTAAACTCCGTCTCTAACATAAAATGCTTGATTTTCATAACTAGCCGAGCGAAAGGCGATTTGTCAAGCGAAGCATCCTTCATAGCAGAGATGGCACACATAGAATCTGATTGCACCAGGATCGGTAACGACGACCATTGaagggcaagtgacataccgatcaTGAGCACCTTAATCTCCGCTTTAAGAGCGTTGTTGCAGAAGAAGAGTAGATGACAAGCTGCAAACATAACAACTCCACTAGTGGTCTCTTAGTATCATTCCAGCACTAGTCGAACCCTCCTCTGGGGAGAAAGATCACCGACAAGGCGAGCCAATTTGCTGGTGGAGGCTCcaaaggaatttttggcgtctgATCCTTCACCTGAAACTGGACAGGAACATCCACCGGACTCTTCCCTTTGATAATTTGTTCTTTGGAGAGAAGTTGAGCATTACATATCGAGCTTAAATAACTACACAAGAATTTGATGCTTACGATCCTTACCATGAGTCGATTCATTATGGAGGTGCCAAATTCTCCATATGAGCATAATAATCATGTCTCGCACGTCAGATGGATGGAGGGATAGCAGATAAGATAACCATGCCTCGTCTGTGCCAATAATCCACTTTATTATCGGTATCGACCAAATCTCCGCCATACTATCCCAAAGACATAACATTATCACATGCTATTAACTCATGGAAGTTGTCTTCCTCTTTATTTATCACATATCCGACACGTACCACGCCGAGCAAGATGCCGGCGGCGCATGCACACAGAAGTGGCTAGAGTCCCGGTGACAGCCTTCCAAGCTATGACTCGCATACAATGAGGCACTGAAGCTTGCCAAATCACGTTCCAAACTTTTCAATTGCCATCCGGGCCAGAACTAGAAGATGTCGACGCATTAGATAGTTATTATTCCTCCATAACGAACTTATATGCACTGCAGACAGAGACACATTCTCTTGGGCCCAATTGCCAAGCAAGGAGTCCTCATGTTGCCTTGGTGACGTATGGATCTGTCATATAGCCAACACACCAACAAGGTAAAAGTGAGCATTTAATAAGTTTGCATCCCAAACTCCATTGTCATCCAGAAAATTTGACACTCTATTCAGTCGACAATTCCACTTCAGGGTAATAGTCCGGAACGGCGGTCCTCTAGGTATCCAAGGGTCCCACCAAGTCTGTATAGAAGTGTGGTTTCCCATCCTCCACGTAAggcttttcttcaaaagaacaaGGTCGTGTTCAATTCCTTTCAAGATAGCAGAGGCATTCCCTGTGAAAACCGTGTCAAAAATATTACCACTCAGGAAGTACCTCACTTTTAATAACCATGCACAAAGATTCTTTGGCTTACCAAGTAACCGGCCGCCAGGCCTTCTTAGCCAACATCTCTTCTTCCCTTTTCTACACCCCGCCAGTACGGATGCATCATTATGTTTTTATCATCACATACTGGATAAGGAAGCTTGAAAACACTCATAACATAGTAGGAATCGCCTGAGCCACTAATTTAATAAGAATCTCCTTACAAGTCGATGACATATAGCTTTCGCTTCAGTCCAGTCAGCATCTTGCTAAGCATGGATTGCATAGTTTGAAACCTTCCCTTATGCATTCTGCCTCCTGACACAGACAACCCAAGGTACATTGGGTCAAAAACTCCCTGAGAAATCTCCAGAATATTCTTTACCTCCTTCGAGATCGTGACAGTATAATTTCTAGAAAAAAGatggagcactttgacggatttaACAATTGTCCCATCGTAGTCCCATAAGTGTTCAGAACACCCTTTACAATGGTTGCATGCTCAGCACTAGCTCAAAAAATTAATAGTGAATCATCCGCAAACTGGAGATGTGAGAATTGTCGGTGCATTTCGAAAAATGACCATAGGTTTAAGCTCATTGTCCACCATTGACTTGTTCAACAATTCATATCTATAAGGTCCATCTAAAAATTCGAAAACCTCCTAGTTGTAAGGCTCATTGTCTTTGGCATGTGCAAATATAACAATGCATATATTAAATTATGTCGAATTGTGGTTCTTAGTGTGGAATACTGATGCATGGAATGAAAGGGCCACGTGTGCCACAGTAATACGTTTTCTAGAACTTAATTAGGTCGTCCTTGGTTGATGTGATTTGTAAGATGAGCATAATAAACCAAAAGGAGAGGGCATATAtgatactctccactatgaccctCCATATTGCATTGCTTAGATCCTACGTTGATTGCCCGATCACATGTCGAATTACTACCCACTATCTGCTTACGAGAGAAGTTTCTAATAATATCTTTCTGCATATTTAATTTATATCATTATGTGtacttccttttctttttttacaATGAACGTCTGGTCTCGCTATGACAAGACTTTGACAAAGAACTACCCTATTATTATGTAGCTTTTGCCATAAAAATATCATAACATACTAAAAGTACTTTAGACCATAAATCTAATGGTGTCAATTTTAGGTCACATAAGGTACATGTTAATAGTGTAATTGTTGGCCAACAGCCTCTCTTAAGGAGACTACTATGCAACGTAAAAGGGAGAGGATGTAATTCATGGACAACATGCATGGTTAGACATATATACCTGAAATGGATTCACATTtcctgatttttttcaaattcatgtacCCATTTGAAATCCCATGTTATTAGGGACGGTACGAATGGGTTGCACACTAGAACCTCCGCACGCGCAGGGGGTGGAGGGTGCTAAAATACAAATATCTAGGGAGGAGTGGAGGGCAAAGAACTATTTTTTTCCTCGTCCAACAAAAAATATTCATATTGCTGCCCAAGACTGGGAGGGGGTAACTTGAACTAAGACTTGATGAAACCATTCCAGCGACCGATCCGGGATGAAGATACATTGGCGATGAAGTTGCCCACGTCCAGGAAACTTGGCTTTGGGCGCTGGTTCTCACACGAGATGATGTACCCTACACTCGCACATCCGTGTTCCTCGACCTAAGGAAGGACATCGACTTGTGGAACAAAATCCAGCTACATCAAAGGGATCATTGGGTTTCTCAACTCCGGAATTCTAGCCATCCCACGTTCCATGACGGGCACATCTAGCAACCACCCAAAATAGGATTTCCAAAAAATTATAAAGTAACTCTTATAAGTAAGAACTACAATGAAATTTCTCTGAAATCTCCTCTATGCTATCAATCTTTGCAATATGAAATACTACCAAGGCTTCAATAAAAACTAAGATCGAATCGAAGGAGCGAAACTGACACCCATACACATGCACAAACTTGGCTGCCTTCATAGATTTCAGAAACCCTCTCGAGTCGTCCATCCAAAAAGGTTGGACGGTCACGAGTGTTGAATGCACCAAGGATAACCCAATAAGACATCTCCACAACATGAGAAGAACCATAGTACATTTATCCTTCAAAGAATTACACCCTTTGCAAGGACATTGTTGATGAAGACCATGGCAAATTTTAGTAGGCAACGAATGGTTCCATCCAGCACCAGCCCAGGACTCCCAACCCTAGCCACCACCACAGCTTCCCTACATGCCACCTCACCCCCGCCCTCATTGTCCATGGATGATGGCCTCGTCGACGAAAAGAGGAGTGGGGACCCGCTTGTCtcattttcttttctttagttTTTCCCTAGCGCACCGacaaggtggtgatgatgatgacgtgtTGGAATAAGGTCTCTCCCTACCACGCCGATGTACGATCTAGTGCTCGAAGGGCATGTGGGAGTTATGTTCCATACATGTTGATTCCCTTCAGATCTTGGCAGTTGATGTGTCTTTCAAGGAGAGCCATTGACTGGTTATTGGTGTGGCGACTTCAATATCTTCTTCCTTGTTGTTTTGTGACATGATCCGGTTTCTCCAACCCTATGAACTGGTGGTATGGGTTGCAGGCTTGTACTACAAGGGGTGATGCTCCAAGATGCTGCTTTAGCGATTTATTAAAGTCGTCTCAAGGTGCGAGAGACTACTGCAGCCTCAAGGGCCGAGTGGTATAGTGAGGGCATTTGCGGGTGTCCCTTTCCTTTATTGTTGGTTCAATGCACTTTTCAATTTCGGACGGGAGGCGTATAATTGAAGGAAGAAGAAGGCTAGTATGATTTTCAATGTAGTTTTATTTTTTACTAGTCTTTTTGTGTCTAGTCATTTGTCCATTGTACTTGGCTTTTGTTTTCCTTTGTATTAATCATACTAAGATTCTCTTTATATCTTTATTCAAAAAATATGCTTAGCGGGCAAACTTTTGGAATTATGAGCAGGGAGAAGTCATTTACGTGATCGTGGGGACGAAGGACCGAAGGAAAGGTGGAAAAATATGGAGGGGTATGATCAACAACGAGTGAGGAAGGAGATCTACAATGGGGTGACACTAGGGGGCCGATGGGCAATGAGGGTCTTCATGAAGTCCTTATAGCCTTATAGGGGCGTAGTAGAATTGTGACTTAGTGGTGGATCTCGCTTGGTGAGCGGCCGACGGTGTAGGTGGAGTGGTGAGGATGAAAGAAGATACCGGACACTTCCGCTTGGCGGAAACTAGAACCATGAGCCCACTTTGAGGAAGACAAAAGGCATAATCGCTTCCTAGCTCTATATAGTGATGcgtatctttttttttctttatcaaaGAAGGGAGTCCCTCAAATTTCATTAACCAAACCATGTTCTACATAAtaccagtggcggagctacaaaAGAAAAGTTGGACGGGCTAGAGAGCACAAAATAAGTCATGACATTCGACCATGGTGGCGAACGTCGTGGCAGCCGACGGCTGATGTGCGATGCCGGACTTTGAGCTCCTCCGTTGAGTGCTCTTATCAAAGGACCAACCGAACGAATGCTTTAGTGAGGCTGATGTGTTCCTGCTCTGCATGTAGGTCAGCGTTGTGGGCTAATCTTCGTAAAAATACTGCTCCAGCaatgggcgggccatggcccattGAGCCTGGCTGAAGCTCCGCCGGTGCATACTACATAGGTTGAAAAATAAAGAACACTCATAAACAACGAACATTTCACTCGAAGACATGGCAATTGCAAACGATTTTTATGGCAATTTGTGTAATTCttggatggcaagtttagttggcaAGCTTGCCAAATCAGTTcagcttattttattttattttttgccagGATTTATCGTGCTTGTTAACTAAATTTGTCATCTTCATGACAACTAAAATTGCCACCATGCCCGGAATGTCAGCACAGTAACATCTCTCAAAATAAAACAAGTCTTGACCGGCTGCCACCATCCAATAACATGGGACCAGACAGCCCAGACTCATACATGGTACAACTACAGTCTGCAGCATTGTAAGGCGGCTTCGGCAGAAGGCAAACGACCAGCGCCACACCCGTCCtgctgcttctcttctcactcCAGCCCACCATGCGTTCTACTGAAGGGTTCAGTTCCAGCAGTTCAGCTCTGCACACACGAGCTATAGCCTATAGGAATACGAGTATACCCTCATTTGGCTCAGAAGAAGAAGTTGATAAAGGCCACCAATAAAACGGTCGTCCTGTTTTCCCTCTGAAAGGTTTTTGCTTTGACATAGTCGCGCCACACGCATGCATGAACTAGTCCGCCTGGCAAATACTACTACTGCAGGAACGTGCTGAAACATGCATGCACGCTCGACTCGACAGAGCTAGGCGGGCACGAAACCCTCGACATCATCCGGAAAACATCAGCAAATTAACCCTCCATCTCTGCACCACTAGAACTGGAAGAGCACCTCAGCGGACAGCGATCGAGCGAAAGCTCGAGGCCACGCCCCATTTGCACGGTCCTGCGAACTCACTCGCTCCCACAAATTCAAGTTGTACGTGATCAATCTGCTGACAAACCGTTGAACCGGAGGACATCCACGCATGCTTGCCGGCGGCGGCCGCGAGAACGGATCTTACTCCGTTCCTACTAACCATTTTTGTTATATTTTCGTCTAAAGTAATCACGCATGTGTCACGTCAATCATCttgaatatactccctccgttcctaaatataagtctttgtagagatttcattatATATGGACCACAtactagatgcattttagagtatagattcactcattttgctccgtatatggtccatagtgaaatctcttcaaaggctta
This DNA window, taken from Triticum aestivum cultivar Chinese Spring chromosome 1D, IWGSC CS RefSeq v2.1, whole genome shotgun sequence, encodes the following:
- the LOC123171054 gene encoding uncharacterized protein, coding for MRGRETPPKARSGAATPSCPQSPLRITHDGEFYARLLTRESSLANPSFRYYGAGPAAVPFGWESQPGTPKDATSCCRKALPAVPAITPPPSYHARAATASSYGDSGRLQGRRSKGAPAGDRSCKCCCGGYRRLKWVKIGFIAAVFRRIALGRSRVSSSAASVQSSSSSTRWLFSGGSSSCLDEAGAHHYQYYEAPAMTGMLCLGVRPSPWMVKFCGGRREPVWVQGGP